One genomic segment of Gemmatimonadota bacterium includes these proteins:
- a CDS encoding ABC-F family ATP-binding cassette domain-containing protein gives MALVSFHKVTKHYGAQCILQGISWGIDPGQHVGLIGSNGTGKTTMLQLITGDLSPDEGEISRRRDLRTGYLTQDAHLTATNSVLDEALSSFERIHELEKQLREAEAALEKAKGDAEETERRLGLYGRLTEEFERAGGYTYPHRAKTVLHGLGFKEEDLPLPVNVLSGGQKTRLRLGKLLLGDADLLLLDEPESHLDVAATEWLEEYISDHPAAILLVSHDRYFLDRTVNRIAELEDLGLQNFPGNYTRAMEVKAERLKARQREYDQQQAFIKEREEFIRRTIEGVKTKQAQGRRSHLARLERLDKPRTKHRSASLNFGTMKRSGRDVLALDDLSKSYGTRTLFSELHFTQHLGDRVGLIGYNGAGKTTLLRMIVGQETPSSGSIRLGTGVDIGYYDQERASLTGERSVLNELWSVRPAMNEGTVRNLLGRFLFRGDDVFKQVNLLSGGEQGRLALAKLILEEPNFLVLDEPTNHLDILSRQALEQALADYPGTLMVASHDRYFLDQMVSALLIFEQDGVRHWEGTYSEYRAYKEEQRLAAARAKEKKPRRKAGSAAGTTGGTAGTAYDPRKKERKEQRMMAEALEAAIRKKEAEIARLEGDLGEEGTFSDREQVERVGSAYARARQELENLYLEWEVVAMELED, from the coding sequence ATGGCGCTCGTATCCTTCCACAAAGTCACGAAACACTACGGCGCGCAGTGTATCCTGCAGGGCATCAGCTGGGGCATCGACCCCGGCCAGCACGTGGGCCTGATCGGTTCCAACGGGACCGGCAAGACGACCATGCTGCAGCTCATCACCGGCGACCTGTCGCCGGACGAAGGTGAGATCTCGCGCCGGCGGGACCTCCGGACCGGCTACCTGACCCAGGACGCGCACCTGACCGCCACCAACTCGGTCCTGGACGAGGCGCTGAGCAGCTTCGAGCGCATTCACGAGTTAGAAAAGCAGCTGCGCGAGGCCGAAGCGGCGCTGGAGAAGGCGAAGGGCGACGCGGAGGAAACCGAGCGCCGGCTCGGGCTGTACGGCCGTTTGACGGAAGAATTCGAGCGGGCCGGCGGCTACACCTACCCGCACCGCGCGAAGACCGTGCTTCACGGCCTGGGTTTCAAGGAGGAAGACCTGCCCCTGCCGGTCAACGTGCTCAGCGGCGGGCAGAAGACACGCCTTCGCCTGGGCAAGCTGCTGCTGGGGGACGCGGACCTGCTACTGCTGGACGAGCCGGAAAGCCACCTGGACGTGGCCGCGACGGAGTGGCTGGAGGAATACATCTCCGATCACCCGGCGGCCATCCTGCTCGTTTCCCACGACCGCTACTTTCTCGACCGGACCGTGAACCGGATCGCCGAACTGGAAGACCTGGGGCTGCAAAACTTCCCGGGCAACTACACCCGGGCCATGGAGGTCAAGGCCGAACGCCTCAAGGCACGGCAGCGCGAATACGACCAGCAGCAGGCCTTCATCAAGGAGCGAGAGGAGTTCATCCGCCGGACCATCGAGGGCGTCAAGACCAAGCAGGCCCAGGGAAGGCGGAGTCACCTGGCGCGCCTTGAGCGCCTCGATAAGCCGCGGACGAAGCACAGGTCGGCCTCTCTGAACTTCGGGACGATGAAGCGCAGCGGCCGGGACGTGCTCGCGCTCGATGACCTATCCAAGAGCTACGGCACGCGGACGCTGTTCTCGGAACTGCACTTCACCCAGCACCTGGGCGACCGCGTGGGCCTGATCGGGTACAACGGCGCGGGAAAGACCACGCTGCTCCGCATGATCGTGGGCCAGGAGACGCCTTCGTCCGGGAGCATCCGCCTTGGTACGGGCGTGGACATCGGCTACTACGACCAGGAACGGGCCAGCCTGACGGGAGAGCGGTCCGTGCTGAACGAACTCTGGTCGGTCAGGCCGGCCATGAACGAGGGTACCGTCCGCAACCTCCTCGGCCGGTTCCTCTTCCGCGGAGACGACGTCTTCAAGCAGGTGAACCTGCTGAGCGGCGGGGAACAGGGGCGCCTGGCACTGGCCAAGCTGATCCTGGAGGAACCGAACTTCCTGGTCCTCGACGAGCCGACCAACCACCTCGACATCCTCTCCAGGCAGGCCCTCGAGCAGGCCCTTGCCGACTACCCCGGCACGCTCATGGTGGCGTCCCACGACCGGTATTTCCTCGACCAGATGGTCAGCGCGCTGCTGATCTTCGAGCAGGACGGCGTCCGCCACTGGGAAGGCACCTACTCGGAATACCGGGCCTACAAGGAGGAGCAGCGCCTCGCCGCCGCGCGGGCAAAGGAGAAGAAGCCGCGCCGCAAGGCCGGGTCGGCTGCCGGAACGACTGGCGGGACGGCAGGGACGGCCTACGATCCCCGGAAGAAGGAACGCAAGGAGCAGCGGATGATGGCCGAGGCACTGGAGGCGGCCATCCGGAAGAAGGAGGCGGAGATCGCCCGCCTCGAAGGCGACCTGGGCGAGGAAGGGACCTTCTCCGACCGGGAACAGGTCGAACGGGTCGGCAGCGCTTATGCGCGTGCCCGGCAGGAACTGGAAAACCTCTACCTGGAGTGGGAAGTCGTCGCCATGGAGTTGGAAGACTAG
- a CDS encoding D-TA family PLP-dependent enzyme, producing MDPRYLVANVDEIPSPSMLVYRERLKVNIDRTLEIAGGPERLRPHIKTHKMRAVIEMQRASGIDKFKCATIYEARMLADMGVEDVFIAYQMIGPNIGRLVDLAGRYPGTTFRSMVDDAGAAEALSAAATGAGVTIDVLLDFDVGQHRTGIAAGTEALELYALLDRLPGITPGGLHGYDGHNHQSDLEERRQACGAALDQVRAFQARLESRGLPVPRRVMGGSISFPCYAPAEDVEPSPGTSVFWDWGYSSRFPDLPFEAAALLLSRIISVPTPSRVTLDLGNKSIASDPAGQRGIPWNLPGAEPGLHNEEHWIMDCPDSSGLSVGDPIYVFPTHVCPCTALHRQVYVIDGDGRCREQWTVDARNRE from the coding sequence ATGGATCCCCGATACCTCGTAGCCAATGTCGATGAGATTCCCAGCCCGTCCATGCTGGTCTACCGGGAGCGGCTGAAGGTGAACATCGACCGGACCCTGGAGATCGCGGGCGGCCCCGAACGCCTGCGTCCCCACATAAAGACCCACAAGATGCGAGCCGTCATCGAGATGCAGCGCGCGTCCGGGATCGACAAGTTCAAGTGCGCCACGATTTACGAGGCGCGGATGCTGGCGGATATGGGCGTGGAGGACGTCTTCATCGCCTATCAGATGATCGGGCCCAACATCGGACGCCTGGTCGACCTCGCCGGTCGTTATCCCGGTACGACCTTCCGCAGCATGGTGGACGATGCGGGCGCGGCCGAGGCGCTGTCGGCGGCAGCCACCGGCGCCGGTGTGACCATCGACGTGCTGCTGGACTTCGACGTGGGCCAGCACCGCACCGGTATAGCGGCCGGCACGGAAGCGCTCGAGCTCTACGCGCTGCTTGACCGCCTCCCCGGCATCACGCCCGGCGGCCTGCACGGCTATGATGGCCATAACCACCAGTCGGACCTCGAGGAACGTCGGCAGGCCTGCGGCGCCGCGCTGGACCAGGTGCGCGCTTTTCAGGCCCGGCTGGAGTCCCGGGGCCTGCCCGTGCCGCGGCGGGTCATGGGCGGTTCCATATCCTTCCCGTGCTATGCTCCGGCCGAAGACGTGGAGCCCTCGCCCGGCACTTCGGTGTTCTGGGACTGGGGGTACAGCAGCCGCTTTCCCGACCTGCCCTTCGAAGCCGCAGCCCTGCTCCTCAGCCGCATCATCAGCGTTCCGACGCCGTCGCGCGTGACCCTCGACCTGGGCAACAAGTCCATCGCCTCGGACCCGGCCGGGCAGCGCGGCATCCCCTGGAACCTTCCCGGCGCCGAACCCGGGCTGCACAACGAGGAACACTGGATCATGGACTGCCCCGATAGCTCCGGCCTGTCGGTCGGCGATCCCATCTACGTCTTCCCCACCCACGTATGCCCCTGCACCGCGCTGCATCGCCAGGTCTACGTGATCGACGGCGACGGCCGCTGTCGGGAACAGTGGACCGTCGACGCGCGGAACCGGGAATAG
- a CDS encoding DSD1 family PLP-dependent enzyme: MARPGSPMEDIDTPALVIDLDLMEGNIARMAAFFADKDAFLRPHTKTHKTPVLAHRQIEAGARGVTCAKLGEAEVMAAAGIRDILVANQVVGRVKIHRLVALARHSDVIVASDHEENVREISDAALAAGTRVNMIIEVDVGMERCGVPPGEPAWRLAQAIDRHPGVVFRGVMGYEGHIIGNPNDEERYAGCRASMTMLTQTADYIRERGLTVDLVSGGGTGTYKVTGTFPGVNEVQAGSYILMDGTYQQRIPEFDCALTIYATIVSRPGDELAVSDAGLKTMTNDMGLQTVRDVEGASILRQSEEHVKIELPGASCTLRPGDKFHIVPSHCCTTINLHDRFYGVRDGTVESVWDIAARGKLQ; this comes from the coding sequence ATGGCCCGTCCCGGCAGTCCGATGGAAGACATCGACACCCCGGCCCTGGTGATCGACCTGGACCTGATGGAAGGCAATATCGCCCGTATGGCGGCGTTCTTTGCCGACAAGGACGCCTTCTTGCGGCCCCACACCAAGACGCACAAGACGCCGGTCCTGGCCCACCGGCAGATCGAGGCCGGCGCCCGGGGCGTTACCTGTGCCAAGCTGGGCGAGGCCGAGGTCATGGCCGCGGCGGGCATTCGCGACATCCTCGTGGCCAACCAGGTGGTAGGACGGGTCAAGATCCACCGACTGGTCGCTCTCGCGCGCCATTCGGACGTCATCGTCGCCTCGGACCATGAAGAAAACGTCCGGGAGATCTCCGACGCGGCGCTGGCCGCCGGCACCCGGGTGAACATGATCATCGAGGTCGACGTGGGCATGGAGCGCTGCGGCGTGCCGCCCGGCGAACCCGCGTGGCGACTCGCCCAGGCCATCGACCGGCATCCGGGTGTCGTCTTCCGCGGGGTGATGGGCTACGAGGGCCACATCATCGGCAACCCGAACGACGAGGAACGGTACGCGGGCTGCCGTGCGTCCATGACCATGCTGACGCAGACGGCCGACTACATCCGCGAGCGGGGCCTGACCGTGGACCTGGTCAGCGGCGGCGGCACGGGAACGTACAAGGTCACCGGGACGTTCCCGGGGGTGAACGAAGTGCAGGCGGGGTCCTATATCCTGATGGACGGCACCTACCAGCAACGCATTCCCGAGTTCGACTGCGCGCTCACCATCTACGCCACCATCGTCAGCCGGCCCGGCGACGAACTCGCCGTCTCCGACGCGGGCCTGAAGACCATGACGAACGACATGGGGCTGCAGACCGTCCGCGACGTGGAAGGCGCATCGATCCTGCGCCAGTCCGAGGAACACGTCAAGATCGAACTGCCCGGCGCGTCCTGCACGCTCAGACCGGGCGACAAGTTCCACATCGTCCCGAGCCACTGCTGCACCACCATCAACCTCCACGACCGGTTCTACGGCGTGCGCGACGGCACGGTTGAATCCGTGTGGGACATCGCGGCGCGCGGGAAGCTGCAGTAG
- a CDS encoding Gfo/Idh/MocA family oxidoreductase yields MSPRHDKFHLGIAGACGRGMSFRAACDALPRVRVHAVCDVDAGALPATAELLGASEQYTDYGEMLDRSDLDGVIIATPMPLHAPQAIAALDRGLHVFSEVPAAVSVEECQGIVRAAGASGRVYMMGENYTYIRENVLVKALVKAGHFGTPYYAEGEYLHELKGYDEHRLAARGLPPEQVWRRHWQSGIDGITYGTHSLGPILQWFDDRVAYVTCHGSGHHYLDAEGKPYAQDTSVMLCKMAGGGLAKVRMDLTSDRPHALTNYQLQGTDGCYESARGKGQPFRIWLKSRCADGNTWMDLHELEEEFLPDWMGAAAAKGAGHGGSDYHELVEFIEAAEGRHKPSIGLHEAMDMTLPGLVSQQSIAENGRSLAVPDSRDW; encoded by the coding sequence ATGAGCCCTCGCCACGATAAGTTCCACCTCGGCATCGCCGGGGCATGCGGCCGGGGCATGAGCTTCCGCGCCGCGTGCGACGCCCTCCCGCGGGTCCGCGTCCACGCCGTGTGCGACGTCGACGCCGGCGCGCTGCCCGCCACCGCGGAGCTGCTGGGCGCCTCGGAACAGTACACCGACTACGGCGAGATGCTCGATCGGTCCGACCTGGACGGCGTGATCATCGCCACGCCCATGCCGCTGCACGCGCCGCAGGCCATCGCGGCACTGGACCGGGGACTGCACGTCTTCAGCGAGGTCCCGGCGGCCGTTTCGGTCGAGGAGTGCCAGGGGATCGTCCGGGCGGCCGGGGCCTCCGGCCGCGTGTACATGATGGGCGAGAATTATACCTACATCCGGGAGAACGTGCTGGTGAAGGCGCTCGTGAAGGCAGGGCATTTCGGTACGCCCTACTATGCCGAAGGGGAATACCTCCACGAGCTCAAGGGGTACGACGAGCATCGCCTGGCGGCCCGGGGGCTGCCGCCCGAACAGGTCTGGCGCCGCCACTGGCAGTCCGGCATCGACGGCATCACCTACGGGACCCACAGCCTGGGGCCCATCCTCCAATGGTTCGACGACCGCGTGGCATACGTGACCTGTCACGGCAGCGGGCATCACTACCTGGACGCGGAGGGCAAGCCCTACGCCCAGGACACGAGCGTCATGCTCTGCAAGATGGCGGGCGGCGGCCTGGCCAAGGTCCGCATGGACCTCACCTCCGACCGGCCCCACGCCCTGACCAACTACCAACTCCAGGGGACCGACGGCTGCTACGAGTCGGCCCGCGGAAAGGGACAGCCGTTTCGCATCTGGCTCAAGTCCCGCTGCGCGGACGGCAACACGTGGATGGACCTTCACGAGCTGGAGGAAGAGTTCCTGCCCGACTGGATGGGGGCGGCGGCCGCGAAAGGCGCCGGGCACGGCGGGAGCGACTACCACGAACTGGTCGAATTCATCGAAGCCGCGGAGGGCCGGCACAAGCCGTCCATCGGCCTGCACGAGGCCATGGACATGACCCTGCCCGGCCTCGTCAGCCAGCAGTCCATCGCCGAGAACGGCCGTTCGCTGGCCGTGCCGGATTCGCGGGATTGGTAG
- a CDS encoding MFS transporter → MQATILVFSFIFLTLPVRRSYSVAHFAGRAVNRGRNSETPGPRDHGTTSTDRPTEQPNMLSRGEVNRSLRSFIVVRGLWGAWGQMVGTNTAVFAGFVLSLGLDASDIAFYSAIASILAPVQIISSLFSKSIENKKRWVVWNGVLEALFRGLMITIPFLFVESLHQRMLLIFLVAGLTAGYIYTPFYSSWVAGTVPENIRARFTSRQTIVNSLVGAAVGVMTGRFVDWFPDEEKLMAFVVVFVVGTLCGAAGPLFLRRTPYPTRVDETETRNPLRHLLQPFRDRNFRRLVTFYASWQFALGLSGPLFSVFMLDRLGFGYTAISLLSALGTLATIAGYRAWSVIIDRFGSKPVLQILIIPGALNAFLWGLCQPGNHAMVAVAMLLSGLIMGGINLGVTPLQYALLPKENQDERVAYMASWSTSINLLYAAGPLLGGILVASLAGVRFTVAGFLIQDINLLFFLSGIMRFVPLFLLRPVRDARSISSQQLLSNMFRGNLLSYTFNYIVFNVATAEDRRARAAYRLGRSRNPMAIDHLVQALSDASSKVRRQAARALGETGSEVAVDSLIRELESPSSDIRSEAAEALGQLKHARAVDPLVEALEDEDPRVRISAISGLGQMEGDDVQELLFWHFSNNVDPLTFPTLVEALSHREDYRIIKPTFDRLGSFTSPAVRLQLLNNICRTLGAGDRFYKLLSMEENERYGELERMIKRTVSRFTDSKAVPEDTRRSVESLFALFTQAYERNDVPAMMEQARLLAALIRDSHPVVEQSALDTLSVYLIIMTMNHFIESEAHQDLPGAQEIFLAVCMRRIATLVS, encoded by the coding sequence ATGCAAGCCACGATTCTTGTTTTTTCTTTTATATTCTTGACGTTACCGGTACGGCGCTCCTATTCTGTGGCGCATTTCGCGGGACGCGCAGTCAATCGCGGCCGAAACAGTGAGACCCCGGGACCACGGGACCACGGGACCACCAGTACAGACAGGCCAACGGAGCAACCCAACATGCTTTCACGGGGCGAAGTCAATCGATCGCTACGATCCTTTATCGTCGTGAGAGGACTCTGGGGGGCCTGGGGCCAGATGGTCGGCACGAATACGGCCGTCTTCGCGGGTTTCGTGCTGTCCCTTGGGCTGGACGCTTCGGACATCGCCTTCTACTCCGCGATCGCCTCGATCCTCGCGCCGGTGCAGATCATTTCCTCCCTCTTCAGCAAGTCCATCGAGAACAAGAAGCGCTGGGTCGTCTGGAACGGCGTGCTGGAGGCGTTGTTCCGGGGACTCATGATCACGATCCCCTTCCTCTTCGTCGAATCGCTGCACCAGCGGATGCTGCTCATCTTCCTGGTCGCCGGGCTGACCGCGGGGTACATCTACACGCCGTTCTACTCGAGCTGGGTCGCCGGCACCGTACCGGAGAACATCCGCGCCCGTTTCACGAGCCGGCAGACCATCGTCAACAGTCTCGTGGGCGCGGCGGTGGGCGTCATGACGGGCCGTTTCGTGGACTGGTTTCCGGATGAAGAAAAGCTCATGGCCTTCGTGGTGGTGTTCGTCGTGGGGACCCTCTGCGGCGCCGCCGGGCCCCTGTTTCTCAGGCGCACGCCCTATCCGACCCGGGTCGACGAGACCGAGACCCGGAATCCCCTGCGCCACCTGCTGCAGCCCTTCCGGGACAGGAATTTCCGCCGGCTGGTCACATTCTACGCGTCCTGGCAGTTCGCCCTCGGCCTCTCCGGTCCGCTCTTCAGCGTGTTCATGCTCGACCGCCTGGGGTTCGGCTATACCGCCATCTCCCTGCTGAGCGCCCTGGGCACGCTCGCCACCATCGCGGGGTATCGCGCCTGGAGCGTGATCATCGACCGCTTCGGCAGCAAGCCGGTCCTCCAGATCCTCATCATCCCCGGCGCGTTGAACGCCTTTCTGTGGGGGCTGTGCCAGCCTGGCAACCACGCCATGGTCGCCGTCGCCATGTTGCTCTCCGGCCTCATCATGGGCGGCATCAACCTGGGCGTCACGCCCCTGCAGTACGCGCTGCTACCGAAGGAGAACCAGGACGAGCGGGTCGCCTACATGGCCTCGTGGTCCACGTCGATCAACCTGCTCTACGCCGCCGGGCCACTCCTGGGAGGCATCCTGGTGGCTTCGCTGGCCGGGGTCCGCTTCACCGTGGCCGGGTTCCTGATCCAGGACATCAATCTCCTGTTCTTCCTGAGCGGGATCATGCGTTTCGTGCCGCTGTTCCTGCTCCGGCCGGTACGCGACGCCCGCTCCATCTCGTCCCAGCAGCTTCTTTCGAACATGTTCCGTGGCAACCTGCTGAGCTACACCTTCAACTACATCGTGTTTAACGTGGCCACGGCCGAAGACCGGCGCGCACGGGCGGCCTACAGGCTGGGCCGGTCCCGGAATCCCATGGCCATAGACCACCTCGTCCAGGCCCTGTCCGACGCCAGCTCCAAGGTGCGCAGGCAGGCCGCGCGGGCGCTGGGGGAAACCGGCTCGGAGGTGGCGGTGGACTCGCTCATACGGGAACTGGAGAGTCCGTCATCGGACATCCGAAGCGAGGCGGCCGAGGCCCTGGGCCAGCTGAAACACGCCAGGGCAGTGGACCCGCTGGTCGAGGCCCTGGAGGACGAAGATCCCAGGGTGCGGATCAGCGCCATTTCCGGACTGGGCCAGATGGAAGGCGACGACGTGCAGGAACTGCTGTTCTGGCACTTCTCGAACAACGTGGACCCGTTGACCTTCCCCACGCTCGTGGAGGCCCTGAGCCACCGCGAGGACTACCGCATCATCAAGCCGACCTTCGACCGGCTGGGCTCCTTCACATCGCCCGCGGTGCGGCTGCAGCTGCTCAACAACATCTGCCGGACGCTGGGGGCCGGCGACCGCTTCTACAAGCTGCTGTCCATGGAGGAAAACGAACGCTACGGCGAACTGGAGCGCATGATCAAGCGGACCGTTTCCCGGTTTACCGATTCGAAGGCCGTCCCCGAAGACACCCGCCGGAGCGTGGAAAGCCTCTTCGCGCTGTTCACCCAGGCCTATGAACGCAACGACGTGCCGGCCATGATGGAACAGGCCCGGTTACTCGCGGCGCTCATTCGCGACAGCCACCCTGTCGTGGAACAGAGTGCCCTTGACACCCTGTCGGTGTATCTCATAATCATGACCATGAACCATTTCATCGAAAGCGAAGCCCACCAGGACCTGCCCGGCGCGCAGGAGATCTTCCTGGCGGTGTGCATGCGGCGGATCGCCACGCTGGTGAGTTGA
- a CDS encoding LysR family transcriptional regulator, whose product MNLYYLQYFLAVARRESFSRAARDMHVTQPTVSNGVRELEETLGVKLFNRGSRHVSLTMEGRALVDYAVRIQDLAEEAENRLASGDVLPGEGFAFGATDAAVTYLLTDILKRYVERYPELELSVHVSPSQYLVEELLANRSEFALITLPYTHPRIETMSIYHDAMPLVVGGGHPFAGRKSVALTEVAEQPLILFHEDSVSRRIVDERFTEVGVSPRVVMEMRSPEAMRKLVEAGVGISFLPSLTVQESIAAGTLREVAVEGFEFSRDIGVAWRRGRYFSPALEVLLKDIFESYGEGEAWSERQKRDQS is encoded by the coding sequence ATGAACCTGTACTACCTGCAATACTTCCTTGCCGTCGCGCGGCGCGAGAGTTTCTCCCGGGCGGCGCGGGACATGCACGTGACGCAGCCCACGGTGAGCAACGGCGTGCGGGAACTGGAAGAGACGCTGGGCGTGAAGCTGTTCAACCGGGGAAGCCGCCACGTTTCACTGACCATGGAAGGCCGGGCGCTGGTGGACTACGCCGTGCGCATCCAGGATCTGGCCGAGGAGGCGGAGAATCGCCTGGCCAGCGGGGACGTGCTGCCGGGCGAGGGCTTCGCCTTCGGCGCCACCGACGCCGCGGTGACCTACCTGCTCACCGACATCCTCAAGCGCTACGTGGAACGGTATCCGGAGTTGGAACTGTCCGTGCACGTCTCGCCCTCCCAGTACCTGGTGGAGGAACTCCTGGCCAACCGGTCGGAGTTCGCCCTGATCACTTTGCCTTATACCCACCCCCGGATCGAAACCATGTCCATCTACCACGATGCCATGCCGCTCGTGGTCGGCGGCGGCCATCCCTTCGCCGGCCGGAAGTCGGTCGCGCTGACGGAGGTGGCGGAACAGCCGCTGATCCTCTTCCACGAGGATTCCGTGTCGCGGCGGATCGTGGACGAACGATTCACCGAGGTGGGCGTGTCGCCGCGCGTCGTCATGGAAATGCGCAGCCCGGAGGCCATGCGAAAACTCGTGGAGGCGGGCGTGGGGATTTCCTTCCTGCCTTCACTGACGGTTCAGGAGTCCATTGCGGCCGGAACGCTTCGCGAGGTTGCCGTCGAGGGCTTCGAATTCAGCCGGGATATCGGCGTGGCCTGGCGGCGCGGACGGTACTTCAGCCCCGCGCTGGAAGTGCTGTTGAAGGATATCTTCGAAAGTTACGGCGAGGGTGAGGCCTGGTCGGAGCGGCAGAAAAGGGATCAGTCGTAG
- a CDS encoding inositol-3-phosphate synthase: MSSKVRVAIVGVGNCASSLVQGVEYYRSAAQDEFIPGLMHANLGGYHISDVEFSAAFDVGADKVGKDLSEAIFAHPNNTVKFADVPNLGVPVQRGMTHDGLGKYLSEVIEKDAGDTVDVVEVLKDTKTDVVVSYLPVGSEEATKWYVEQILQAGCGFVNCVPVFIASTGHWPERFRKHGLPIIGDDIKSQVGATITHRVLTRLFADRGVKVLRSYQLNFGGNTDFYNMLERSRLESKKISKTNAVTSQLSYDMGEDNIHVGPSDHVPWLEDRKWCHIRMEGETFGGVPLNLELKLEVWDSPNSAGVVIDAVRCCKLALDNGLSGPQLGPSSYFMKSPPEQYADDVCRRLVEEFIEEYGKQTDRPAEVPAETPAEVPVEEPVLGS; this comes from the coding sequence ATGAGCAGCAAAGTCAGAGTGGCCATCGTCGGCGTGGGTAACTGCGCCTCGTCCCTGGTGCAGGGCGTGGAGTACTACCGCAGCGCCGCGCAGGACGAGTTTATTCCGGGCCTGATGCACGCCAACCTGGGCGGTTACCACATCAGCGACGTGGAGTTCTCGGCCGCCTTCGACGTGGGCGCGGACAAGGTGGGCAAGGACCTCAGCGAGGCCATTTTCGCCCATCCGAACAACACGGTGAAGTTCGCCGACGTGCCGAACCTGGGCGTGCCGGTGCAGCGGGGCATGACCCACGACGGGCTCGGCAAGTATCTCAGCGAGGTCATCGAGAAAGACGCGGGCGACACTGTCGACGTGGTCGAGGTGCTCAAGGACACGAAGACGGACGTGGTGGTGAGCTATCTGCCCGTGGGCAGCGAGGAAGCCACGAAGTGGTACGTGGAGCAGATCCTGCAGGCCGGCTGCGGCTTCGTGAACTGCGTCCCGGTCTTCATCGCGAGCACGGGCCACTGGCCGGAGCGGTTCCGCAAGCACGGCCTGCCCATCATCGGCGACGACATCAAGTCCCAGGTGGGTGCCACGATTACCCACCGCGTGCTGACCCGCCTGTTCGCGGACCGCGGCGTCAAGGTCCTGCGCTCCTATCAGCTCAACTTCGGCGGCAATACCGATTTCTACAACATGCTGGAGCGTTCGCGGCTCGAATCCAAGAAAATCAGCAAGACCAACGCGGTGACGTCCCAGCTCAGTTACGACATGGGCGAGGACAACATCCACGTCGGTCCCAGCGATCACGTGCCGTGGCTCGAAGACCGCAAGTGGTGCCACATTCGCATGGAAGGCGAGACCTTCGGCGGCGTGCCGCTGAACCTCGAGCTGAAGCTGGAAGTCTGGGATTCGCCCAACTCGGCCGGCGTCGTCATCGACGCGGTGCGGTGCTGCAAGCTGGCCCTGGACAACGGCCTCAGCGGTCCCCAGCTCGGCCCTTCGTCCTACTTCATGAAGTCCCCGCCCGAGCAGTACGCCGACGACGTGTGCCGGCGCCTGGTGGAGGAGTTCATCGAGGAGTACGGCAAGCAGACGGACCGTCCCGCGGAAGTTCCCGCGGAGACCCCCGCGGAAGTGCCGGTCGAAGAACCTGTTCTCGGCAGCTGA
- a CDS encoding ABC transporter substrate-binding protein translates to MLRLFVLFSLVLFTPPAHGQSVTVVSYGGSFAQASEKAIHSRFEVESGISVDMDHFNGGLAQVRSQVEIGKVYWDVVDFEMAELVRACDEGLIVPIETERFSPGSDGTPAHKDFDSGTITECGVGKLYFSTVFAYNEKNIGDRKPKTIRDFFDMAGFPGRRGLRRVPQGNFEFALMADGVRVEEVYAVLDTETGVDRAFEKLDTIKEHVVWWETGAQPPQLLADGEVAMTTAYNGRIFNAQALEGQPFVIVWDGQILKMGAYGIVEGTQNLEAAHRFVDFATSARSMAELTRYIAYSPTRRSAMQLISVHAETGVEMMPHLPTGPQNMARALHNNWQWWSDNGEEINERFSTWLTK, encoded by the coding sequence ATGTTACGATTATTCGTGTTATTTTCGTTGGTTTTGTTTACGCCGCCTGCACACGGCCAATCCGTAACCGTGGTCAGCTATGGCGGGTCGTTCGCCCAGGCCAGTGAGAAAGCCATCCACAGTCGCTTCGAGGTCGAGTCCGGTATAAGTGTAGACATGGACCATTTCAACGGTGGATTGGCCCAGGTACGCTCGCAGGTCGAGATCGGTAAAGTGTATTGGGATGTCGTCGATTTCGAAATGGCCGAGCTGGTTCGTGCCTGTGACGAAGGTTTGATCGTGCCGATAGAAACCGAACGCTTCTCACCAGGGTCCGATGGTACGCCCGCACACAAGGATTTCGATTCGGGAACGATTACCGAATGCGGTGTGGGCAAGTTGTATTTCTCTACGGTGTTCGCGTACAACGAAAAGAACATCGGTGACAGAAAGCCCAAAACGATCAGAGACTTTTTCGACATGGCTGGATTTCCGGGTCGAAGGGGCTTGCGACGCGTGCCGCAAGGAAACTTCGAATTTGCGCTAATGGCCGACGGAGTACGTGTCGAAGAAGTATACGCCGTCCTGGACACGGAAACGGGCGTAGACCGAGCGTTTGAAAAACTGGATACCATCAAAGAACACGTCGTATGGTGGGAAACCGGCGCACAGCCGCCTCAATTGCTGGCCGACGGCGAAGTGGCTATGACTACGGCTTACAACGGCCGTATCTTCAACGCCCAGGCGCTGGAAGGTCAACCGTTCGTAATCGTCTGGGACGGACAGATACTGAAGATGGGCGCCTACGGCATCGTAGAAGGCACACAGAACCTCGAAGCCGCACATCGTTTCGTGGACTTTGCTACATCGGCCCGGTCGATGGCGGAATTGACCAGGTACATTGCGTACAGTCCTACACGCCGATCGGCCATGCAGCTCATCAGTGTACACGCCGAAACTGGTGTGGAAATGATGCCGCACTTGCCGACCGGTCCGCAAAACATGGCACGTGCCCTGCATAACAACTGGCAGTGGTGGAGCGACAACGGAGAGGAAATCAACGAGCGTTTCAGCACATGGTTGACAAAATAG